The following proteins come from a genomic window of Panicum hallii strain FIL2 chromosome 8, PHallii_v3.1, whole genome shotgun sequence:
- the LOC112903700 gene encoding putative cyclin-dependent kinase F-2: MAAASAPVVNGGTAVEPPKENKAVAAASAAPVPAAVPCPWSAAVAERYERREKLGQGMFGDVYRAWDRVDGRFVAVKRLAGRTGGGFVQAGIRDFAREAMSLAACRGHPSVVELLATYADSARGDGDCFLVTGYAGPMNLRQYMALRRREGPPLDEDEVRDAMRQLLAGVRRAHDAGVLHRNVVPENVIVGQEDVVVGGVRVGRKMVYRICGFGVSEPAAQAEKDGSGPLASPAPYRAPELFLFSNDYDGRVDTWGLGCIMAELLAGTGEPFFGGKLDIEVFERMLRVVGAKGIINWSGLERVAATDRADYLRKHCRKERGCLREVFPREVLSPAGFKVLKGLLQSNPERRLTAAAALRKPWFRRPGFGGCFVPCGGGASP, encoded by the coding sequence ATGGCCGCCGCCTCGGCTCCCGTCGTCAATGGCGGCACTGCGGtggagccgcccaaggagaacAAGGCTGTGGCGGCTGCTTCTGCTGCGCCTGTGCCGGCGGCGGTCCCCTGCCCCTGGTCGGCTGCGGTGGCGGAGCGGTACGAGCGCCGCGAGAAGCTGGGGCAGGGCATGTTCGGCGACGTGTACAGAGCCTGGGACCGCGTGGACGGGCGGTTCGTCGCCGTGAAGAGGCTCGCCGGGaggaccggcggcggcttcgtgcAGGCGGGCATCCGCGACTTCGCGCGGGAGGCCATGTCCCTCGCGGCGTGCCGCGGCCACCCGTCGGTCGTCGAGCTCCTGGCCACCTACGCCGACAGCGCCCGCGGCGACGGCGACTGCTTCCTCGTCACGGGGTACGCCGGGCCCATGAACCTGCGCCAGTACATGGCGCTCCGCCGCCGGGAGGGCCCGCCGCTCGACGAGGACGAGGTGCGCGACGCCATGCGCCAGCTCCTCGCCGGCGTGAGGCGCGCGCACGACGCTGGCGTGCTGCACAGGAACGTCGTCCCCGAGAACGTGATCGTCGGGCAGGAGGACGTGGTCGTCGGCGGCGTGCGCGTCGGGAGGAAGATGGTCTACAGGATCTGCGGCTTCGGCGTGTCCGAgccggcggcgcaggcggagaAGGACGGCTCCGGGCCGCTGGCGTCGCCGGCCCCGTACCGCGCGCCGGAGCTCTTCCTGTTCTCCAATGACTACGACGGGCGGGTGGACACGTGGGGGCTCGGCTGCATCATGGCGGAGCTCCTCGCCGGCACCGGCGAGCCGTTCTTCGGCGGCAAGCTGGACATCGAGGTCTTCGAGAGGATGCTGCGCGTGGTCGGCGCCAAGGGCATCATCAACTGGTCCGGGCTGGAGAGGGTGGCGGCGACCGATCGGGCAGACTACCTGCGGAAGCATTGCCGGAAAGAGCGCGGCTGCCTGCGGGAGGTGTTCCCGAGGGAGGTGCTGTCGCCAGCGGGCTTCAAGGTCCTGAAAGGGCTGCTGCAGAGCAACCCGGAGCGCAGGCTCacggccgcggccgcgctcCGGAAGCCATGGTTCCGGCGCCCTGGCTTCGGTGGCTGCTTCGTGCCTTGTGGGGGAGGCGCCTCTCCTTAG